In one window of Candidatus Avedoeria danica DNA:
- the lon gene encoding endopeptidase La — translation MAFQPVAVGQARSVRLAEDVSVGERIVGLVLMTDPDVPEPGPDGLHVVGTAAHVHRMVKGSEGNVGLFVQGLERFRIDEWVATEPYLKAKVTLIPDPPDESVAAEALRRSAVEMFQRLIELVPQLPEELGEALERIDDARALSYFIASNTRMDAPDAQKILAMETVQERLRALMAILGRELEVLELGRKIQSEARGEMEKMQREFFLRQQLRAIKKELGEEEGEAELEGLKAKIVESGMPAEAEKEALRELARLESLPEAAAEYGVIRTYLDWMVSLPWQATTPDNLDIGHARTVLDEDHYDLEDVKQRILEVLAVQKLRTERAAQTARDAAGDADVPIGEAVAPIVADDVAGAILCLVGPPGVGKTSLGRSIARALGRQFVRMSLGGMRDEAEIRGHRRTYVGAMPGRIVQGIKRAGSRNPVFILDEIDKVGASFRGDPESALLEVLDPAQNGEFRDLYLDVPFDLSDVLFIATANELSQISGPLRDRLEIIDLAGYTETDKVHIARDYLVPRQLTEAGLRPDELAFTDAALRQLIRHYTREAGVRNLEREIGKVARKVAVRVAAGASGGDGTGTTGTKAAGGDGAAVAVKAMSTVVDEGDLVGYLRPPRYFNEVAERTSVAGVATGLAYTPFGGDVLFIEASAAPGAKGFTLTGQLGDVMKESAQAALSYVRAHGASLGLSDDFFASHDIHVHVPAGATPKDGPSAGVTMATALASLLTGRPVRSDVAMTGEITLRGKVLPVGGIKEKVLAAHRAGIKTVILPQRNRTDVDDVPADAAAELTFIYADTIDEVWAQALEVLPA, via the coding sequence ATGGCCTTCCAGCCGGTGGCCGTCGGTCAGGCCAGGTCCGTCCGCTTGGCCGAGGACGTGTCGGTCGGCGAGCGGATCGTTGGCCTCGTCCTCATGACCGACCCGGACGTGCCCGAACCGGGTCCGGACGGACTGCACGTCGTCGGCACGGCGGCGCACGTGCACCGCATGGTCAAGGGGTCGGAGGGCAACGTCGGCCTGTTCGTGCAGGGCCTTGAGCGCTTCCGGATCGACGAGTGGGTGGCCACCGAACCGTATCTGAAGGCGAAGGTCACGCTGATCCCGGATCCTCCGGACGAGAGCGTTGCCGCCGAGGCGTTGCGCCGCAGCGCGGTCGAGATGTTCCAGCGCCTGATCGAGCTCGTGCCGCAGCTGCCCGAGGAGCTGGGCGAGGCGTTGGAACGGATCGACGACGCGCGCGCCCTGTCGTACTTCATCGCCTCCAACACGCGGATGGACGCGCCGGACGCGCAGAAGATCCTGGCGATGGAAACCGTCCAGGAACGCCTTCGCGCCCTCATGGCGATCCTGGGCCGCGAGCTCGAAGTGCTCGAGCTCGGCCGGAAGATCCAGTCCGAAGCGCGCGGCGAGATGGAGAAGATGCAGCGCGAGTTCTTCCTGCGCCAGCAACTGCGGGCGATCAAGAAGGAGCTTGGCGAGGAGGAGGGCGAGGCGGAGCTCGAGGGGCTGAAGGCCAAGATCGTCGAGAGCGGCATGCCTGCCGAAGCCGAGAAGGAGGCGCTGCGCGAGCTCGCGCGCCTGGAGAGCCTGCCGGAGGCCGCCGCCGAGTACGGCGTCATCCGGACGTATCTCGACTGGATGGTCAGCCTCCCATGGCAGGCCACGACGCCGGACAACCTCGACATCGGCCATGCCCGCACCGTGCTCGACGAGGACCATTACGACCTCGAGGACGTGAAGCAGCGGATCCTCGAGGTCCTGGCCGTCCAGAAGCTGCGCACGGAGCGCGCGGCCCAGACCGCCCGCGACGCGGCCGGCGATGCCGACGTGCCGATCGGCGAAGCCGTGGCGCCGATCGTGGCGGACGACGTCGCCGGTGCGATCCTGTGCCTCGTCGGCCCGCCCGGCGTCGGCAAGACGAGCCTGGGCCGCTCGATCGCGCGCGCGCTCGGCCGCCAGTTCGTGCGGATGAGCCTCGGCGGCATGCGGGACGAGGCCGAGATCCGTGGGCACCGGCGGACGTATGTCGGCGCGATGCCGGGCCGGATCGTCCAAGGGATCAAGCGTGCCGGATCGCGGAATCCGGTCTTCATTCTGGACGAGATCGACAAGGTCGGAGCGAGCTTCCGCGGCGATCCGGAGAGCGCGCTGCTGGAGGTGCTCGACCCGGCCCAGAACGGTGAGTTCCGCGACCTCTATCTCGACGTCCCGTTCGACCTCTCCGACGTCTTGTTCATCGCCACGGCCAATGAGCTTTCACAGATCTCCGGCCCGCTGCGGGATCGGCTCGAGATCATCGACCTTGCGGGCTACACCGAGACCGACAAAGTCCATATCGCCCGCGATTACCTTGTGCCGCGCCAGCTGACGGAGGCGGGCCTCCGGCCGGACGAGCTGGCATTCACGGACGCCGCGCTGCGCCAGCTGATCCGCCACTACACGCGCGAAGCCGGGGTGCGCAACCTTGAGCGGGAGATCGGCAAGGTGGCGCGCAAGGTGGCGGTGCGGGTGGCGGCGGGGGCGAGCGGGGGCGACGGGACGGGAACCACCGGGACGAAGGCGGCGGGGGGCGACGGAGCGGCCGTGGCCGTGAAGGCGATGTCGACGGTCGTCGACGAAGGGGATCTTGTCGGCTACCTGCGGCCGCCGCGGTACTTCAACGAAGTGGCCGAGCGGACGAGCGTCGCGGGGGTGGCCACGGGCTTGGCCTACACCCCGTTCGGCGGCGACGTCCTGTTCATCGAGGCCAGCGCCGCGCCAGGGGCCAAGGGATTCACGCTCACCGGCCAGCTGGGCGACGTGATGAAGGAGAGCGCTCAGGCCGCGCTCAGCTACGTTCGCGCCCACGGCGCATCACTCGGCCTCTCGGACGACTTCTTCGCCAGCCACGACATCCACGTTCACGTGCCGGCCGGCGCAACGCCCAAGGACGGCCCGAGCGCCGGCGTGACGATGGCCACGGCGCTGGCGTCTCTCCTCACCGGCCGCCCGGTCCGGAGCGATGTCGCGATGACCGGCGAGATCACGCTGCGCGGCAAGGTCCTGCCGGTCGGCGGGATCAAGGAAAAGGTGCTGGCCGCCCACCGCGCCGGGATCAAGACCGTCATCCTCCCACAGCGCAACCGCACGGACGTCGACGACGTGCCCGCAGACGCGGCCGCCGAGCTGACGTTCATCTATGCGGACACGATCGACGAGGTCTGGGCGCAGGCGCTCGAGGTCCTGCCGGCCTGA